The [Flavobacterium] thermophilum genome has a segment encoding these proteins:
- a CDS encoding bacteriocin maturation radical SAM protein 1 has product MSKPKILLINPPLWNTYAPHLAIPLLAGSLKARGWDVRCLDLSIESVDWLVSRKGLLSLESLFEKRYRDSDSNLLPELERARLIYPETIKNIDNAKQTLRSFSGLQNHEEFLKAKITLRNALHFISASFPGLKFDLFANDLYYSARSSQAVLKAADDPEKNIYRWLFQKMLPPHLEDPNLGLVGISVSADTQLVAAITIAKLIKEIRPDIHITMGGNYTTRIVHKWKEPHPLCQLIDSFILYEGEESLPKLCQSLFNGGVESIPGHVYKKGDKLHHTPPQDVQLDEVPFADFSDYPLEKYFAPGPVLPTYASRSCIFNCAFCSIPFASNRFRMRNPERIVDEMEYQKEKHGSRHFMFVDELLTLPTLQGVSDELIKRDSKLFWYGETRFAPGLNEKIANRLYQSGCRRMNFGLESFNQRILDLMNKETRVDYIPKNLHAFLESGIPVHLFVILGFPGENKQETTRTIFFAEEIMRKSDEQYGVPYSTWGASPFVLDLNSPIGLNPDKFGIEIIPPKDDEDLALSTNYITREGISETETSELMEATARRSPYRPRRDANWFHRSSSREVEEEMFLRACYDTGLPKPLTCKPKLFIESIDNQYTWLEDDVTVLQSNYSFVDQKPKKCTLLYKSNRDYLVEIPGSLYKWEHWLKNPTPFKEQRDILAKTLKWTKRQSQELLEMLLRFELLICNKIPVSVEDIDSEELIFYQEKGVYEEFIEEEQQAILISTITGKSVTMNLEAYALWSLCSEGFSLIQNDKLQFVGLDHLPLKEIKNVLFQLAESGFVYLKKSKRNR; this is encoded by the coding sequence ATGAGTAAACCCAAAATATTACTAATCAACCCTCCGTTATGGAATACATATGCACCACATCTGGCTATTCCCTTACTTGCAGGATCTTTAAAGGCACGAGGATGGGATGTCAGATGCTTGGATTTAAGTATTGAATCAGTAGACTGGCTTGTATCAAGGAAAGGACTACTATCACTTGAAAGCTTGTTCGAAAAGAGGTATCGTGATTCCGACTCCAATTTACTCCCAGAACTTGAAAGAGCTAGGCTAATTTACCCTGAAACGATAAAAAATATTGACAATGCTAAGCAAACATTGCGGTCATTCTCTGGTCTTCAAAATCACGAAGAGTTTCTGAAAGCCAAAATCACTCTACGCAACGCACTTCATTTTATCTCTGCATCGTTTCCGGGATTGAAATTTGATTTGTTTGCCAATGATTTATACTATTCGGCTCGTTCAAGCCAAGCAGTACTTAAAGCGGCAGATGATCCTGAAAAAAATATTTATCGATGGCTGTTTCAAAAAATGCTTCCTCCTCACTTAGAGGACCCAAATCTAGGATTAGTAGGAATTTCTGTTTCTGCAGATACCCAATTGGTTGCAGCAATTACAATCGCCAAATTGATCAAAGAAATTCGTCCAGATATTCACATTACCATGGGAGGCAATTATACAACTCGGATTGTTCATAAATGGAAGGAGCCTCATCCGTTATGCCAGCTTATTGATTCCTTTATTCTATATGAGGGAGAAGAATCTCTTCCGAAGCTTTGCCAATCTTTATTCAATGGTGGAGTTGAATCTATACCAGGACATGTATATAAGAAAGGAGATAAATTACATCATACTCCACCTCAGGATGTCCAGCTGGATGAAGTACCGTTTGCCGACTTCTCTGACTACCCTTTAGAAAAATATTTTGCTCCTGGTCCTGTTCTGCCGACTTATGCATCAAGGAGCTGCATTTTTAATTGTGCATTTTGCTCCATTCCTTTTGCTAGTAACAGATTTCGTATGCGCAATCCCGAAAGAATAGTCGATGAGATGGAATACCAAAAAGAAAAACATGGTTCCAGGCATTTTATGTTTGTGGATGAGCTACTAACTCTGCCCACTCTTCAAGGTGTTAGCGATGAATTAATTAAACGCGACAGTAAATTGTTCTGGTACGGAGAGACGAGATTTGCTCCGGGTTTAAATGAGAAAATTGCAAATCGCTTATATCAGTCTGGGTGCCGTAGAATGAACTTTGGACTAGAATCATTTAACCAGCGTATTTTGGATTTGATGAACAAAGAAACTAGAGTTGATTATATCCCTAAGAATCTACATGCATTTTTGGAATCAGGTATTCCTGTACATCTTTTTGTAATTCTTGGATTTCCAGGGGAGAATAAACAAGAAACAACAAGAACCATTTTCTTTGCCGAAGAAATTATGAGGAAATCTGATGAACAGTACGGTGTTCCTTATTCAACATGGGGAGCTAGCCCCTTTGTTCTTGATTTAAATTCTCCTATCGGTCTAAATCCGGATAAATTTGGAATCGAAATTATTCCACCAAAAGATGATGAGGATCTCGCTTTAAGCACTAATTACATCACCAGAGAAGGAATAAGCGAGACTGAAACATCCGAACTAATGGAAGCAACTGCTAGACGAAGCCCTTATCGACCAAGACGAGATGCAAATTGGTTTCATCGTTCATCCTCACGCGAAGTAGAAGAGGAAATGTTTTTGCGTGCTTGTTATGATACCGGTCTTCCCAAACCCTTGACCTGCAAACCAAAATTATTTATTGAATCGATTGACAATCAATATACATGGCTGGAAGATGATGTCACCGTCCTTCAATCAAATTACTCATTTGTTGACCAAAAACCTAAAAAGTGTACATTGCTTTACAAATCGAACCGAGATTACTTAGTTGAAATTCCAGGTTCGTTATATAAATGGGAGCATTGGTTAAAAAACCCAACCCCCTTCAAAGAGCAAAGAGATATACTCGCCAAAACACTGAAATGGACCAAAAGACAGTCTCAAGAATTGTTGGAAATGTTACTGCGTTTTGAACTGCTCATATGCAATAAGATACCTGTTTCTGTTGAGGATATTGATAGTGAAGAACTGATCTTCTATCAAGAAAAAGGGGTCTATGAGGAATTTATTGAGGAGGAGCAACAAGCAATATTAATCAGTACAATTACAGGGAAAAGCGTTACGATGAATTTAGAGGCTTACGCTTTATGGAGTTTATGTTCTGAAGGATTTAGCCTTATACAAAACGATAAATTACAGTTTGTAGGACTAGATCATCTGCCTTTAAAGGAAATAAAAAATGTTCTCTTTCAACTTGCTGAATCAGGATTTGTATACCTTAAAAAATCAAAAAGAAACAGATAA